From the genome of Chelonia mydas isolate rCheMyd1 chromosome 2, rCheMyd1.pri.v2, whole genome shotgun sequence, one region includes:
- the ECI2 gene encoding enoyl-CoA delta isomerase 2 isoform X2 gives MAAAAAAAAAFRLARSLRLRPVCGARTVHAVCFPVIQLHTTGAVMRVSQEDFEKAKDQLKLLKEDPGNEVKLKLYALFKQATEGPCSSPTPGMLDFVKKAKWDAWSSLGSLSKDNARQKYVDLVSGLVSSESSSQVKDTTPDSKHGYETLQVTTTDNITKIMLNRPEKKNAITTQMYREIIQALEEAAKDDSVITVITGNGDYYCSGNDLNNFTNIPPGGIEKMAKDAAVLLENFVNHFIDFPKPLIAVVNGPAVGISVTLLGLFDIVYATDRATFHTPFSELGQSPEGCSSYMFPKIMGLSKANEMLLFNKKLTAGEVCAQGLVTEVFPDRAFQKEVWMRLKAYANLPKNSLALSKQLIRGVEKEKLHAVNCQECELLTERWLSDECRNAIMSFFGKKSKL, from the exons GACAGTGCATGCTGTCTGTTTTCCTGTAATTCAGCTGCACACGACTGGAGCTGTCATGCGAGTCAGTCAGGAAGATTTTGAAAAGGCTAAAGATCAGCTGAAGCTTTTGAAGGAGGACCCTGGTAATGAAGTAAAGTTGAAGCTCTACGCATTGTTTAAACAG GCTACCGAGGGTCCCTGCAGTTCTCCGACGCCTGGCATGCTTGACTTTGTCAAGAAGGCAAAATGGGATGCATGGAGTTCACTTGGCAGTTTGTCTAAG GACAATGCCAGACAGAAATATGTTGACCTTGTGTCAGGTTTGGTCTCTTCTGAGTCTTCTAGTCAGGTGAAAGATACCACTCCGGACAGCAAACATGGATACGAAACCCTACAGGTTACCACCACAGACAACATCACTAAGATAATGCTAAACCGCCCTGAGAAGAAAAATGCTATCACCACACAG ATGTACAGAGAAATTATTCAAGCACTTGAAGAAGCTGCCAAGGATGATTCAGTCATAACTGTAATAACAG GAAATGGGGATTATTACTGTAGTGGAAATGACCTGAATAACTTTACCAATATCCCACCCGGTGGAATAGAGAAGATGGCAAAAGATGCTGCAGTATTACTCga gAACTTTGTCAACCATTTTATTGATTTCCCTAAGCCATTGATTGCAGTGGTGAATGGTCCAGCTGTTGGAATCTCTGTAACTCTTCTTGGGCTCTTTGACATTGTGTATGCTACTGACAGA GCCACATTTCACACCCCATTTAGTGAACTCGGCCAGAGTCCAGAAGGATGTTCTTCTTACATGTTTCCAAAGATAATGGGCTTATCCAAG GCAAACGAGATGCTTCTTTTCAACAAGAAGTTGACTGCAGGGGAAGTGTGTGCCCAAGGACTTGTGACTGAGGTTTTTCCTGACAGGGCTTTTCAAAAGGAAGTTTGGATGAGACTTAAAGCTTATGCAAATCTCCCCAAAAAC TCCTTGGCTCTGTCAAAGCAGCTAATACGAGGTGTGGAAAAGGAGAAGCTGCATGCAGTTAACTGTCAGGAGTGTGAACTCCTCACGGAAAGGTGGTTATCTGACGAATGCAGGAATGCTATTATGAGCTTCTTTGGGAAGAAATCAAAACTCTAA